The Sesamum indicum cultivar Zhongzhi No. 13 linkage group LG6, S_indicum_v1.0, whole genome shotgun sequence genomic interval TCAACGTCATGTGGTCTGAAATCAAGAGCTGTCCACCCTTGCTGTCTTTAAAAAGGTGATTATTTAGAACTTCAGAAAATAGTCAAGGCTTTGTTACCAAGTGACTTCACCATGTGAGCATGTAGTTCTTACAGTAGTTGGTCTAAAATGCTTCTTTCTTTCCTGTAATCAGTTTCAGTTGGCAACAGAAAAGTTCGAGAGCTACTTTCTGCAGACAACAGCAAGTCGGACAGTTTTTCCACTGTAACAGTCCTATACACGGCTAAGATAAGCCCTGCCCAGATGCATCTCAATTTCAATTTGCATGCTCAATGCCCATCAGGTTCAATCTGTATGCAAACCACTTCCATCCGAAAAGCAACAGATATACCCTCCAGAAACTACCAATGTTTAACCCTAAACAGAAGAACTTACTGCAATTGTTAACATCATAAGGATAAGGATCTGGTTCTGGTGCTGGCATGGGTGCTAACTATGCAGCAATAGGACTCTCAGTGTTGAACTTGAACATGTAAAAGTGGACCAGGAAGTAGCTAATGTGCTacaaatgaaatgaacttACTTCCAAGCAACAGTGCTGCCTCCCAAATGGATTTTCTTCTCCATGTAGTCAACAGGATAGGTAACATTTCCTTGGCCGCTGCAAAATGTGGGCTTTTGCAACTTGATTAAAAATCCTCTCACAAAATTCAGAAGAAGATTGTGCGagcaagaagagagagagagagagagaggaaataAACTAGCAAGGAGAGCTCCAAACAAGAAGTATGAAAATCAGAAATCAAGCATCCTCACATTAAAAAGTAGACTGCATTTGGGCCTGCAAATTCTGCTTTTCAGTATAAGAACTACGAGATTTTGTCAGATTATTTGAACACATTTGAATACTTTACTCTGGTGCTCCTGATGCAGTCTGATCTCCATTCAGAACAAGGACATGCATCAAAAATCCATCCACAATGCTGCAAAGCATTGGTATAAATGGTGAAATACAAAGTTCAAGTTTGAGGACATAATCAGTCTGTGAAACAGGTTCACAGGAATCGATGTAAACGGAGAAGATGGGTAGCCCAGAACTACCCATCATATTTCCCAGAATAATTCACCAATCAACAGTAATCACATGATGCAAATTTCAGCCAAACGACCAACCACCAACCCAAGGCTGACAAATTTGTTCCTTTGAATAAGTTTGCACACTAAAGTTGTCTATCCATTTGAAACTCAACAAACCGAATACCATCTCAAAAATCTGGTTCACAAATTGTGAACTAGATCTCATCCACTTTAAAGCTGACATAAAAATGTCTCCTACCTTTTTTAGATTTCATATAATCCATCAAGCAGGCACAGAACGCTGCTTTTTTAGCCCAAATTGAAGAAAGCActttaaattgaaaacagaaaaggggaaaaaattgAAGGGTGAAAAGGCGAGCCCTGCACAGACCATGCTCTCACCATAGCCTGCAGACTGACGCTGATTCACACTCCTCAATCTCCTAAACTCATCACACCCCTGCCCCCTTCCAACCTTCATCTCTCTTCCTGCCAAAACTCTCTAACCTCTTAGAACCCTAAGCATATAACAATAAACCATCATAAACAAAAGATAGACATAGAAAGAGACAGTACGAGAACAGAAATAAACAAGGGAAGCAACCAGAGGTCCAGAATGAAGCACATCTGGAAAAGAGAAGACTAAAATGAGGAGGCAAAGTatctattgaaaatttaatcgTGACACTAGTAGATATTCAGAGTTCTTTCAATCATCAATGCCACATAAAGGATTACGCAACCACACAGAACCGTGCTTACTGCCATTTAACACATAAGCCTAGAGATAGGAAGATTTCCACTTCCTTGAAATATGGTCATAGATATCACGGGCACTTCTTCCCTCCTTATAAAAAGCATTCTTCACCTTTGTCATTGTTGactcatatattataattctttcgTCAATCATCTTCTCTATGTACCTTCTCAAATCTGTTAGTCTCCCCAAATTACAGAAACCAAGAAGCACTGCATTAGCGCCATCATCACGGGGTGAAATGTTGTTCTTAGCCATATATTTCCATATCTCGATTGCCATCTCTGGATCATCCCCATCAAATAACATCTTGATGGCAGCAGTAAAATTTGCAGGGGTTGGTGGCCATTCATTCTTGACCATCTCAATAAAGAACTTCCCCACTTCACGTACCTTCTTATTCTTGATCAAGCATTCAAAAATCATGTTATATGTCAGAGAATCAGGAAAAGCGCCATGGAAGACCATGTCATCAAGCAGACGAAAGGCGTTGTCAATATCATTGGCGCTGGTGAGCAAACCAATCATGACGTTATACATCGTCAAATTGGGCACCAGCCCACCACCAACCATTATATCCCACAACATAATGGCATGAGCAGAATCATTCTGCTTAGCGAAAATATCAAGTGCATTAGAGAAGAATCTCAAACCTGGCAAGCAGTTTTTACCCTTCATTACCTGCAAAAATTTGATTGCCTCGTCACCCTGTGCTCCACGCACAAGAGTATTCAAAAAGGC includes:
- the LOC105164997 gene encoding pentatricopeptide repeat-containing protein At1g77360, mitochondrial, coding for MAAENSSHLLQVPPPRFPTHHTTGDLPPQARILCEILSTAPVHEVEASLASTQIRPEPEIVQQVLKLSYNTPSAAAKFFRWSGMAQKHTGYSWNLMVDLLGKNKLFEPMWDAIRSMKQEGLLSLTTFVSVFENYCIAGRFDEAVMTFDVMERYGIQPDIIAVNSLLSAMCREDNHTAKALEFFERIKANIPPDADSFAILLEGWEKEGNVANAKHTFGEMVIRVGWSPQYMFAYDAFLNTLVRGAQGDEAIKFLQVMKGKNCLPGLRFFSNALDIFAKQNDSAHAIMLWDIMVGGGLVPNLTMYNVMIGLLTSANDIDNAFRLLDDMVFHGAFPDSLTYNMIFECLIKNKKVREVGKFFIEMVKNEWPPTPANFTAAIKMLFDGDDPEMAIEIWKYMAKNNISPRDDGANAVLLGFCNLGRLTDLRRYIEKMIDERIIIYESTMTKVKNAFYKEGRSARDIYDHISRKWKSSYL